The stretch of DNA CCGAGCAAGGCGAAGGCGTTATGGCCGGCAAAATCCAATGCGCGTTCTTTCACAATTTCACGCACCAGCGCGAGCTGATCGTGTTGATCATAAATCACAAAATTTTTGCGGTAGCCGAGGTGTTGCGCTTGTTGCCGCAAAATGCGGACACCCAGCGCGTGAAACGTGGAGATTGTGGCTTTTTGCGCCGGCGCGCCGGCCAGTCGCCGCAGACGTTCCTGCATTTCCTGCGCGGCTTTATTGGTGAAAGTGACCGCCAGCAACTGCTGCGCCGGCACTCTCTTGTGAAGCAGCAAATAAGCCAGGCGATATGTAATCACACGCGTCTTGCCGGAGCCGGCGCCGGCCAAAATGAGCAGAGGACCTTCGGTGTGTTGCACAGCTTGACGTTGCGGGGGATTCAGATGGTTGAGATCGAGCATGCGTGCCAAAATTCGTAAGCCGTCGTCGGTAGCCCGGCCGTGATCGATGATCATCGCCACACAGCCGGTTGTTCTAATATTGCATCTGCGCTTGTCGTTTTAGAAAATGGCACGCAAGATAGAAAGCCGGGACTAAACATTCAACAAATTTCTTGACTTGCCTTCCCGAATTGTTTATTTTCATCACGCTAGATGCAATGCCTGTACGATCTTCAATCCGCCTTGCCGCAAAATTCACCAAATGAAGGTAAAGTAGGCTCCAAAGCTTGATGCTCCTGCACATGACAATCCCGACGCAGACTCGGGGCCCGTTTCATTCTTGCCTGTTTGTTAAGAATTGAGTGTCACACATTCCATGCGGATTTATTTTTCTAAACTCTCCGCATATGCTGCATATGCGCGCATACCGGACGCGCGCCGAGGTGTTTGTTATGCTGCCTGGTCAAAATTCTCGTGTTTGAAAATTTGGTTTATTGTTCTGCTGTTGGCCGGTTGCAGCGACCGCCAGCATGTGAATCCGCTTGATCCAGAAAATCCTGAAACGGGAGGCCGACCCACCGGGCTTTCGGTTGTTTCGATCCTCGACACAATCGAAGTGCGCTGGGATGCCTTGCGCTTGCGCGATCTCAGCGGTTACCGCCTCTATCGCAAACGCGCGACTGATTCGGACTTCTTGCGCATTGCCGATCTTGGCCCGCGGCAAAACCGCTTTCTCGATACCGACGCAAGTTATGGCGTGGCCCACAGCTATCGCCTCACGGCGCGCGTGAATGATTTCGAATCTCCGCCCTCTGCCACTGCGACGGTAACACCCGGACCAACATTGACCTGGGTGGCAGATTTCGATGATCGCAGCATCGTGAAATTATCGCACGACGGGCAGCACGTGATTACGCGCACGCTGCTTTTTCTCCCGGCGTTCCGCATCACGGTGGATCCGCAGCGCGGCTCGGTCTGGGCGCTGCTGACCGATCGCCCGAGCTTGACCAGCGGAGAGTTGGCGCGTTTTGATTTGAACGGCAATCCCTTGGGGCGCTTCGGCGATTTCGCTGGCATCGTTGATTTTGCGCTGGATGCAAGTGATGGCAGCATTTGGGTGGCAGACAGCTTGGGCAAAGGCCTCCTGCGCTTTGATCACGAAGGCCGGCAAATCGCGCAGCGCAAAAATGTTCATCAACTCGCGGCGCTTGCTTACAACAAGTTCACCAACGAATTGTGGGCGTTAACGGCGCTCAATGGCCGGCTGCTAAGAATCGCCAGCCAGCCCGTGGTCGATACCCTGTCGATCACGACACAAAATCTCATCTCCGGCAAACCTCGCGCAATTGATTTTGATCAGAATACCGGCGCCGCGTGGATCGCGCTGGGCGATAGCGTCATTTGCGTCGACCGCGAGGGCAACAACCGTTTCAAAGCAAATGCCTCGTTTCGTTTCGCCTCGCGCGTTGCCGTCGATCAGCTCACCGGCGCGTGCTGGGTGATTGATGAATCGTTGAATTTCTTTCGGGACAGCCGTGTGCTCAAGTTCGGCGCGGCGGGTGAGATGTTGTTTGAAGTGAATGGCTTTGACCGGCCGCAAGCGCTGTCAGTAAGCTCGTTTGACTCGTCATGCTATATTGCTGATACGCTGCGCGGCCGCACGGTGATCATCTCAAAAACGGGCGCGGTGTTGCCGGGTTACAATGATTTGATCAGCCCGTTCGATATTGAGGTTGTTGCGTTCTCTCGTTAAATGATTTTCGCGAAATTTTGCTTTGTTTTTGAGTAAAATTGGTTATATTGCGGCTCAACCCACAGCGAGAACGCCTACCCTTAGCTATAAACGCCAACCTTGGCAGGTCTTAATGCAAGACGGTTTCAACGTTCCCTGGCGCGGCAGTGCACCACGTCAAGAAGCCGGGAAGGCGAGCGATCAACCTGCTGCTGGCTTACCGCGAAAAAACTTATCGTGAGTTTATATTGAAGGAGGATTGTGCATGAATGGCTTCGAGGTAATGCGCGTGGACAACGGCGAAGTCAGCGTGCTTCGCATCAAAGGTTTTCTAGACGCGCATACCGCTTCCGATCTCGAGCGCGAAATTCAAAAGCTGCTTGATCAAAAACGCTACAAGATCGTGGTGAATTTCAAGGAATTGACCTACATCAGCAGCGCCGGTCTGGGCGTGTTTATGGGGTTCATCGAAGAAGTGCGTGACAACAAAGGCGACATCAAACTTACCAACATGACGCCCAAGATCTTCCGCGTCTTTGATCTGCTCGGGTTTCCCACGCTTTATGAAATTCGCGACGACGAACAACACGCGCTCCAAAGTTTTACGAACCAAAAATGACGCACGCCGTGAAAAAACAGCTCACGAAGAATAAATATCACCTTCGTATTCCGAGCCAGACCGAGAATCTCGAGATCATCCGCGAGTTCGTCTCACGCGTCGCTCGCAAAGTCGGCTTTCCGGAAGAGGATGCCAACAAAATCGAGCTGGCGGTGGATGAAGCCTGCACCAACGTGATCGAACACGCCTACAGCGGCGACGCCAAAAAGATTATCGACATCGTGATCCAGGTCGATTATCCCGGCCAAAAAATGAGCGTGATCATCACCGATCAAGGCCGGGGGTTTGATCCCAGCAAGCTGCGCGCGCCCGACATGAAACGATATATGCAGGAAATGCGTGTGGGCGGCCTCGGCGTCTACCTCATGCAATCGTTGATGGACGAGATCAACTTCGAACTCAAACCCGGCCCCAAGAATCAAGTGAAGTTGGTCAAGTACTTCATGAATAATCAAAAACAGCAATAATTTCTTACCCACGCCGCACAGTCACTAGTAGCGCGTTTGAGGCCGTTGCGCCTCTTTCGAATTCGAGGGCGGGATAGATTCGGGCAACTCTCCGATCGCAACTTTTCTAGTGACGCGTATGATTGCGGCCAAACCTTTTATGACTTGTGATGATGGAACATGCCTAGCAAAAAACCGAATATGCCGCCGCGCGCGCCGATTTCGACCGGATTGACGCGCGGTGATGCGCCGATGGAAGTCCGCCAGCGCCCTTATGCACAGCGAACCACCAACCACGGCCGCGCCTCCACCCGGCCGCAACGTACCTCCAACAATTACCAGCATAAACAACGCCACCCCGGCCATCGCACCGGCACCAATCGCCAACTTTCCCGGGAATTGGATGAACGTCTGGTCGAGCTGCAAGCATTGTTTGATGTCTCTAAAACCCTGAACTCCTCCCTGCACCTCAAAAACATCCTCGACACGTTGCTGTTGACGCCGATGGGAAAAATGATGGTCGGCAAGGGCTTGGTCTTGCTGGCGCGCGGGGAAAAACGTTTTGTGATTGAAACGGTCAAGGGCTTGCAACAAACCCACATCGGCCGCGAGATCATGATCGACCTGCACGAACCGAGCATTCTCACGCTCAACGATGAAGACGGCGGCGGCGCCTGGAGCGCATTCCTGTATAAGCTCGGCCTGCAACTCGTTGTGCCGATCATCGCGAATTACAAATGCCTGGGCTTGATGGTCTTTGGCCGCAAACAAAATGGCTTAGATTTCACGCCCGGCGAGCTGGAGTACCTGAATTCGCTGGCGAATCTCGCGGCAACCGCGGTTGAGAACGGCATGGTGTTTCAAGAGTTGCGCGATGTTAACCGCAAACTCGACAAAAAAATTCAAGAGCTTAATACCCTGTTCGACATCGGCAAGGAACTCAATTCGACGTTTGAAAGCGACAAAATCGCGAGTGTGCTGGCCTATGCGCTGATGGGCGAATTGATGGTGCAACGCTGCGGCATCTTTGTGGAAGATGGCGAGCGCCTGGATTTGCAGGTGAACAAGGGCCTGCTGCAAAACCCGGTTTTCGAGAATGCCGATTTTCTTGCCTGGCTGCGCAAGCTCAAAGAGCCCTATTTTGTCAAAAAGTCAAAGCTTGATCTCGCGCCGCAAGAACCGGAATGGTCGGAACAGCTAGCCGCCGCGGGCGGCGTGTTGCTCATCCCGATCATCAGCCAGGACGTTGTGCGTGGCGCGCTGCTGCTCGGCGAAAAAATCACCAAAGGTGATTTCGTGCAGGAGGAAATCGAGTTTGCCTCGACGCTGGCCAACACGGCGATGATTTCACTTGAAAATGCGCGGCTCTTCAAAGTGACCCTCGAAAAACAGCGCCTAGAAGAGGAGCTTGCGATCGCGCGTGAAATTCAGCAACGGTTGCTACCCAAAGCCGCGCCCAAGCTTGCCGGCTACGAACTCGCTGCCATTAACATTCCCACGCATCAAGTTGGCGGCGATTACTTCGATTATTTTCCCATTGATGGCAATCGTTACCTTCTCACCGTTGCCGACGTCTCCGGCAAGGGCATTCCTGCCGCGATTATCATGTCCAATCTGCAAGCCACGCTGCACGCGTTGATGACGGCAGAAGTGCCCATCGATCAAATCGTGGCGCGCATTAACAACTCCGTCTATGCCAACACCACGGCGGATAAGTTCATCACCTGCTTCATTGCCGTGCTGGACGTGACAAACAA from Cytophagia bacterium CHB2 encodes:
- a CDS encoding STAS domain-containing protein: MNGFEVMRVDNGEVSVLRIKGFLDAHTASDLEREIQKLLDQKRYKIVVNFKELTYISSAGLGVFMGFIEEVRDNKGDIKLTNMTPKIFRVFDLLGFPTLYEIRDDEQHALQSFTNQK
- a CDS encoding ATP-binding protein yields the protein MTHAVKKQLTKNKYHLRIPSQTENLEIIREFVSRVARKVGFPEEDANKIELAVDEACTNVIEHAYSGDAKKIIDIVIQVDYPGQKMSVIITDQGRGFDPSKLRAPDMKRYMQEMRVGGLGVYLMQSLMDEINFELKPGPKNQVKLVKYFMNNQKQQ